In Desulfonatronospira thiodismutans ASO3-1, a single window of DNA contains:
- a CDS encoding tetratricopeptide repeat protein, translating into MAYSSGQENINQLLERAKAASGQDDREKALSLYRQAVKAAPNLVMARTGLAWEIVKSLKEQKNNDFPNPQHFLDLLREYACIHDIKKPGRLHSQFLRWAANAAAKEKISNFISILRWWDPANFRLEDFERFRPDGGDRSFDSLVELAIRGIAKNIKKENDQYHLDWATEFVGQHYDKYPHQEWFPHYYSKLLIKTGRMAQARELLLPLVRKKQNEFWSWTHLAQTYPGDNDTRLSCLCRALLCPAKEEKYRVKVHEELAEILVEKEKLPEARYEIEQAINIQESNEWKVSAKMQLFRSSPWFSQVQVLNSNRQLYQDHSSLAEEIVFHGLPVHPAIVIKHLPEKDKRPGLTFMGFTREGSLEQVLIKTKKFPVLNNMPPGTPLSLSLELSGQEPVVINLEPREGESWDIIEPRPGVVKNINTGKGITFVALSSDEFCPVYHDSLPEIRSFEPGDGLNIRTVSEKDMKQRVVWIGKKEELPSFARRFSGSLNLKGWADFGFVDEVYIPRELVGRWELKNKDELQGVALMEYNPKKEQYGWRAVSLYRKQE; encoded by the coding sequence ATGGCTTACAGTAGTGGTCAGGAAAATATCAATCAATTGCTTGAGAGGGCAAAGGCAGCTTCCGGTCAGGATGACAGGGAAAAAGCCCTGAGTCTATACCGGCAAGCAGTAAAGGCCGCCCCAAATCTCGTCATGGCCAGGACAGGACTTGCCTGGGAGATAGTAAAATCTCTTAAAGAGCAGAAAAACAATGACTTTCCGAATCCTCAACACTTTTTAGACCTGTTGAGAGAGTACGCCTGCATCCATGACATTAAAAAACCTGGCAGGCTTCATTCCCAGTTTCTCAGGTGGGCTGCAAATGCGGCTGCAAAAGAAAAAATATCAAACTTTATCAGTATACTGCGCTGGTGGGACCCGGCCAATTTCCGGCTGGAGGATTTTGAGCGGTTCAGGCCGGACGGTGGAGACAGGTCTTTTGACAGCCTTGTGGAGCTGGCCATAAGAGGGATTGCAAAAAATATTAAAAAAGAAAATGACCAGTACCATCTTGACTGGGCAACAGAGTTTGTTGGTCAACATTATGATAAATATCCCCACCAGGAATGGTTTCCCCATTATTATTCCAAGCTTTTAATCAAGACCGGCAGGATGGCTCAGGCCAGGGAGCTGCTATTGCCTTTAGTCCGCAAAAAACAAAATGAATTCTGGTCATGGACACATCTGGCCCAGACATATCCCGGTGATAACGATACCAGGCTGTCATGCCTGTGCAGGGCTTTACTGTGCCCGGCCAAAGAGGAGAAATACCGGGTCAAGGTTCATGAAGAGCTGGCAGAGATTCTTGTGGAAAAGGAAAAATTGCCTGAAGCCAGATATGAGATAGAACAGGCCATTAATATCCAGGAATCCAATGAATGGAAAGTTTCGGCAAAAATGCAGCTTTTCAGGTCCAGCCCCTGGTTTTCCCAAGTTCAGGTGTTGAACAGCAACCGGCAATTATACCAGGATCATTCATCCCTGGCTGAAGAAATTGTATTTCATGGGCTTCCTGTTCATCCTGCAATAGTAATCAAGCACCTGCCTGAAAAGGATAAAAGGCCAGGCCTGACCTTCATGGGGTTTACCCGCGAGGGCTCTTTGGAGCAGGTCCTGATCAAGACAAAAAAGTTTCCTGTGCTGAATAATATGCCCCCGGGCACTCCACTGAGTCTTAGCCTTGAGCTGTCCGGACAGGAGCCTGTGGTGATTAATCTGGAGCCAAGAGAAGGGGAGTCATGGGATATAATAGAACCAAGGCCCGGGGTCGTAAAAAATATCAACACCGGCAAAGGCATTACCTTTGTTGCCTTGAGCTCTGATGAATTCTGTCCAGTTTACCATGACAGTCTCCCTGAGATAAGGTCCTTTGAACCAGGAGACGGACTAAATATAAGGACTGTCTCAGAGAAAGACATGAAGCAAAGGGTGGTGTGGATCGGGAAAAAAGAAGAATTGCCTTCGTTTGCCAGACGTTTTTCCGGCAGCCTCAACTTGAAAGGCTGGGCTGATTTCGGATTTGTAGATGAAGTTTATATTCCCCGGGAATTAGTGGGGCGTTGGGAGTTGAAAAATAAAGATGAGCTCCAGGGGGTGGCGCTTATGGAATACAACCCCAAAAAAGAGCAGTACGGGTGGCGGGCTGTGAGCCTCTATAGAAAGCAGGAGTGA
- a CDS encoding DEAD/DEAH box helicase: MIQEDILNNYSETALGVLQDYRRKLVQGLESEGLESEYISHVVQRFRISSDLYFSLQPEYRKCPESFSRYCSEKGLSPHLDRSLTSLHGHGFRLFEHQKKAVESILDNVPTVISAGTGSGKTECFLIPVLEHCLKSKDPGVKALLLYPMNALANDQMQRIAQLCRDTDVSYGLLTGATPEEPLPEKSIEDANRKYSRREITKSPPDILLTNYVMLERVLTTGKWHSLVESFAHSLKYVVLDELHTYQGSKAAHIMLLLRRLQRRLSGKALLIGSSATLSSPGRDSVDGQEREKELHNYVCTIFSVTRCNIITPEPEPPSSEISIEWPRKPGPDPELFSRPVSRKSLATMLKDLCGISLDGHEDLDSQVSDSSHPVERIARHPFMMALAQNLRDNGAMNLAEIIRIYRDICPYRLTSHEATEHVRAWLSLINCMNSFRLKKPILDLRLHMFMRALAGHLFFCLSCETYHPEGSGVCPDCSLPLFPSDKRNIHCCLAIAESGRLHPLEFQEFYEDSVCVQIRRYTHELEHETGILRCRIDFSAKNNDSTESLVFYQDAHGDYCLVLQEDRDKTSLNRLFVNLTERHKANDYLRSLIYHVLQYLPENKRKLLAFIDDREGVSHNSSVLRDEFAADFLEQLLVNLYPDATAQCSILQALNTLCRYPASPGSESMFTVQELEILDEAELWFLRFIKKPPDTSQGKKDFLMLRTVSSLSPVEQKILNVFLKERAIELFDIKAWKDSSYIKYNRHLAIRKRRIYLDAEQAPVSERITGISLSHYSRNHHAFLADLGRSVPADADSHLSVSEAARAGANIVRKIISSLVEKGIVREFSDDGRNSYALNPEYVVFSPEWINSRRTRAGSDPRAIIVRYHSSELETQKRADVENQFRKGDVDFLLATPTLEMGIDIGSLQSILLVGVPPCAANYAQRAGRAGRRGQLSLTICYCRDHLPHDVFYFHRPAEMINGLINPPTIHRPSSRLLLKHVRAELLSGYADGTGSMQEFAAMDQDLILQRLDGLSSVVDKNKMSFVEDYARNHFTDECREIFEKSRSFNLNPLNLMYQTGFLPDYGFHRDNVRVYEYDHYQKLAGSGRLSPMNRDHISEREPEQAVSKFAPGRTGYLAGDVYRFETTGRYQEWSIEAQTGRIEPPVRSYSIVTASKPEQVQKDNDPPIYLLNTMYNVSTSWKEFGNILQVTRDPQAKIAFMNFGCLNSQETVFKDKNGEFYLGYHLVRDALVMKIPREIFYSFELPISLLSALDRTIKNRYRLNDSEITSVTGLLPWQDLYTPFKKISHHHLAIYDSTGNSDLPLDKVAAEIEKVFIEAYARLRDCNYCIKNLTDGCYDCLKSFYTRHLARFASRGTAMNVLGYLAGKDRLTPDIQPYKKSGGANGADIDVRWKNRLLTISSAGKEPLTCGSCDAVTVYQSLAGAIQSWFPSGGQNLVITTNLDFLVKNINRQTQARTAGWELGRLRFELLRCDAVNIKQG, encoded by the coding sequence ATGATCCAGGAAGATATTCTTAATAATTATTCTGAGACAGCCCTGGGCGTATTGCAGGATTACCGCCGCAAACTGGTGCAGGGCCTGGAATCGGAAGGTCTTGAGTCGGAGTATATATCCCATGTTGTGCAAAGATTTCGCATCAGCAGTGATCTGTATTTCTCCCTTCAGCCGGAATACCGGAAATGCCCTGAATCATTTTCCAGGTATTGCAGCGAAAAAGGTCTTTCACCGCATCTGGACAGGTCTTTGACCAGTCTGCACGGACATGGTTTTCGCCTTTTTGAGCATCAAAAAAAAGCTGTTGAGTCCATTCTGGACAATGTACCCACAGTAATTTCCGCTGGAACAGGCAGCGGCAAGACCGAGTGCTTCCTTATCCCGGTGCTGGAACACTGCCTGAAAAGTAAGGACCCAGGCGTCAAGGCCTTGCTGCTCTATCCTATGAATGCCCTGGCCAATGACCAGATGCAGAGAATAGCTCAATTATGCCGTGATACGGATGTCAGCTATGGCCTGCTGACCGGTGCTACTCCAGAAGAACCATTACCGGAAAAAAGCATTGAAGATGCCAATAGAAAGTATTCCCGCCGGGAAATAACAAAGAGCCCTCCAGATATTCTGCTGACCAACTATGTCATGCTGGAAAGGGTATTGACCACCGGGAAATGGCACAGCTTAGTTGAATCCTTTGCCCACAGCCTTAAGTATGTTGTCCTGGATGAGCTGCATACCTATCAGGGCAGCAAAGCCGCTCATATTATGCTGCTGCTCAGGCGGCTTCAAAGACGTCTGTCCGGAAAAGCTCTGCTCATCGGATCCAGCGCTACTTTATCAAGTCCTGGCAGAGACAGTGTCGACGGCCAGGAGAGGGAAAAAGAACTTCATAATTATGTCTGCACCATTTTCAGCGTGACCAGGTGCAATATCATAACCCCTGAGCCTGAGCCTCCTTCAAGTGAAATATCCATTGAATGGCCCAGGAAGCCGGGACCTGACCCTGAACTGTTTTCCAGACCTGTGAGCCGGAAGTCCCTGGCAACGATGCTCAAAGATCTCTGCGGTATCTCACTTGATGGACATGAAGACTTAGACAGCCAGGTTTCTGACAGCTCCCATCCGGTCGAACGTATTGCCAGACATCCATTTATGATGGCTCTTGCTCAAAACCTAAGAGATAATGGAGCCATGAACCTTGCAGAGATAATCCGGATATACAGGGACATCTGTCCATACAGGCTGACCAGTCATGAGGCGACAGAGCACGTAAGGGCCTGGCTTTCCCTGATAAACTGCATGAACTCTTTTCGGTTGAAAAAGCCGATTCTGGACTTGAGGCTGCATATGTTTATGCGCGCCCTTGCTGGACATCTTTTTTTCTGCCTTAGCTGCGAAACTTATCATCCAGAAGGTTCTGGGGTCTGCCCTGACTGCTCCCTGCCTCTTTTTCCTTCGGACAAAAGAAACATCCACTGCTGCCTGGCCATTGCTGAGTCAGGCAGACTACATCCACTCGAGTTCCAGGAGTTTTATGAAGATAGTGTTTGTGTGCAGATACGCAGGTATACACATGAGCTTGAACACGAAACAGGAATACTGCGATGCAGAATAGATTTTTCAGCGAAAAACAACGATTCCACGGAATCCCTTGTTTTTTATCAGGACGCTCATGGGGATTACTGTCTGGTGCTGCAGGAAGACAGGGATAAGACGTCCCTGAACAGATTGTTTGTAAATCTGACTGAAAGGCACAAGGCCAATGATTATCTCAGATCTTTGATTTACCATGTGCTTCAGTATTTACCCGAAAATAAGCGCAAGCTGCTGGCATTTATTGATGACCGGGAGGGTGTTTCACACAATTCTTCAGTACTGCGGGATGAGTTCGCAGCAGACTTCCTCGAACAACTTCTGGTCAATTTATACCCTGATGCCACCGCACAATGCTCTATCCTGCAAGCACTGAACACCTTGTGCCGCTATCCAGCAAGTCCCGGCAGCGAATCTATGTTTACCGTCCAGGAACTTGAGATCCTGGATGAAGCCGAACTCTGGTTTTTGAGATTTATCAAAAAACCTCCGGATACTTCTCAGGGAAAAAAAGATTTTTTGATGCTCCGGACAGTGTCATCTTTAAGCCCGGTAGAACAAAAAATCCTGAATGTCTTTCTAAAGGAAAGAGCTATAGAGCTTTTTGACATTAAAGCCTGGAAGGACAGCAGTTATATCAAGTACAACAGACACTTGGCTATAAGAAAGCGGCGGATTTATCTGGATGCGGAGCAGGCACCGGTGTCAGAAAGGATAACAGGAATCTCTCTTTCGCATTATTCCAGAAACCATCACGCTTTCCTGGCAGACCTCGGCAGGTCAGTCCCGGCAGATGCTGACAGCCACCTGAGCGTCTCAGAGGCAGCCAGGGCCGGAGCAAATATTGTCAGGAAAATCATATCGTCCCTGGTTGAAAAGGGCATTGTCCGGGAATTTTCTGATGACGGGAGAAACAGTTATGCTCTTAACCCGGAATACGTTGTGTTTTCACCGGAGTGGATCAATTCCAGAAGAACACGGGCAGGTTCTGATCCAAGAGCAATCATTGTCAGGTATCACAGTTCAGAGCTGGAAACCCAGAAACGTGCCGATGTTGAAAATCAATTCAGAAAGGGGGATGTAGATTTTCTTTTGGCCACTCCTACCCTTGAGATGGGAATCGATATCGGCTCACTTCAGTCTATCCTCCTGGTGGGAGTACCTCCCTGCGCAGCCAACTATGCTCAAAGAGCCGGGAGGGCCGGACGCCGTGGCCAGTTGTCTTTGACCATCTGTTACTGCCGGGATCATCTGCCCCATGATGTTTTTTATTTCCATCGGCCCGCTGAAATGATCAATGGTCTCATTAACCCTCCAACCATTCACAGGCCCTCCAGCCGACTTTTGCTCAAACATGTCCGTGCGGAGCTGCTCAGTGGATATGCAGACGGAACAGGTTCAATGCAGGAATTCGCAGCCATGGATCAGGACCTGATCCTGCAGAGGCTGGATGGGTTGAGCTCAGTGGTCGACAAAAACAAAATGAGTTTTGTTGAAGATTATGCAAGAAACCATTTTACAGATGAATGCCGGGAAATTTTTGAAAAATCCAGGTCCTTCAACCTTAATCCACTGAACCTCATGTATCAGACTGGTTTTTTACCTGACTACGGGTTTCACCGTGATAATGTACGGGTCTATGAATATGACCATTACCAGAAACTTGCAGGGTCAGGCCGACTTTCCCCAATGAACCGGGATCATATTTCCGAAAGAGAACCGGAACAGGCTGTATCCAAATTTGCTCCTGGTCGTACAGGCTATCTGGCCGGAGATGTATACAGGTTTGAAACCACCGGCAGGTACCAGGAGTGGAGTATTGAGGCACAAACCGGCAGGATCGAGCCTCCGGTGCGAAGCTACAGCATAGTCACAGCATCAAAACCCGAACAGGTGCAGAAAGACAATGATCCGCCCATATATTTGCTGAATACCATGTATAATGTTTCAACCAGTTGGAAAGAATTTGGAAATATTCTGCAGGTAACCAGGGATCCTCAGGCAAAAATCGCTTTTATGAATTTTGGCTGCTTAAATTCTCAGGAAACTGTTTTCAAAGATAAAAATGGAGAATTCTATCTGGGATATCACCTTGTACGTGATGCGCTGGTTATGAAAATTCCCCGGGAAATATTTTATTCTTTTGAGCTACCCATAAGCTTATTGTCAGCACTGGACCGTACAATAAAAAACCGCTACAGGCTGAACGATTCAGAAATAACGTCTGTTACGGGATTGTTGCCCTGGCAGGACCTGTACACACCGTTTAAAAAGATTTCTCATCATCACCTGGCAATTTACGATTCCACCGGCAACAGCGACTTGCCTCTGGATAAAGTTGCAGCGGAAATAGAAAAGGTTTTTATTGAGGCCTATGCCAGGCTCAGGGACTGTAATTATTGTATTAAAAACCTGACTGACGGCTGTTATGATTGTCTCAAGAGCTTTTATACAAGACATCTTGCCCGTTTCGCATCCAGGGGGACAGCAATGAATGTTCTCGGATACCTGGCGGGAAAAGACAGGCTTACCCCTGATATCCAGCCGTATAAAAAAAGTGGAGGCGCTAATGGAGCTGACATTGATGTAAGGTGGAAAAACCGTCTCCTGACAATCAGTTCGGCAGGCAAAGAACCGTTGACATGCGGTAGTTGCGATGCCGTCACCGTCTACCAGTCCCTGGCCGGAGCTATCCAGTCCTGGTTTCCTTCAGGAGGGCAAAACCTGGTCATAACAACAAACCTGGATTTTCTTGTGAAGAACATCAATAGACAAACCCAGGCCAGAACCGCAGGCTGGGAGCTTGGACGCCTCAGGTTTGAACTGCTCAGGTGCGATGCGGTGAACATAAAGCAAGGTTGA
- a CDS encoding helix-turn-helix domain-containing protein — translation METPFGLYVREKRLELRKIDKKYSLRQVAGRISVEPSYLSRIERGWPVPLSEAKIISLAGDLGENPDLLLALAGKVSSEVQEVIRSRPEFFAELIKNLKNMPDHAVLRLVREVRDGEW, via the coding sequence ATGGAAACACCTTTTGGATTATACGTCCGTGAAAAGCGCCTTGAATTGAGAAAAATCGACAAGAAGTACTCCCTGCGTCAGGTGGCGGGGAGAATCAGCGTTGAGCCGTCCTATTTGAGCAGGATTGAGCGGGGCTGGCCTGTGCCTCTGTCCGAGGCGAAGATAATCTCTCTGGCGGGGGACCTGGGGGAAAACCCGGACCTGCTTCTGGCCCTGGCCGGCAAGGTGTCCTCAGAAGTCCAGGAAGTCATCCGCAGCCGCCCCGAGTTCTTTGCCGAACTTATAAAAAACCTGAAAAACATGCCCGACCACGCAGTCCTGCGCCTGGTGCGTGAAGTGCGTGACGGGGAGTGGTGA
- a CDS encoding ADP-ribosylglycohydrolase family protein, with amino-acid sequence MIGAIAGDIVGSVYEWDNIKTKDFDLFSSRSFFTDDTVLTVALVDSILTGRPYDENMRRFYKWYPGVGYGGSFHKWAKNPGLGPYNSWGNGAAMRISPVGFAYDDLDTVLKKAREYTEVTHNHPEGIKGGQATAAAIFLDRQGKTRDEIKTYIENEFGYDLNRHVDEIRTTYQFDVSSQGTVPQAVRAFIDSSGFEDALRTAVSLGGDSDTLACITGGIAQAFYKGVPEDIQVRVYRILDDRLRDITEKFMQRYCSQKPPQNQADSKR; translated from the coding sequence ATGATTGGAGCCATTGCCGGAGATATTGTCGGATCGGTTTACGAGTGGGACAACATCAAGACCAAGGATTTTGATCTGTTCAGCTCGCGCAGCTTCTTTACTGACGATACCGTCCTGACCGTGGCCCTTGTAGATTCCATCCTGACTGGAAGGCCCTATGATGAAAACATGAGGCGATTCTACAAATGGTATCCAGGAGTAGGCTACGGGGGAAGCTTTCATAAGTGGGCGAAAAATCCAGGGCTTGGCCCTTACAACAGCTGGGGAAACGGGGCGGCCATGCGCATCAGCCCGGTGGGGTTCGCTTATGATGACCTGGATACTGTGCTTAAAAAGGCGCGAGAATATACGGAAGTCACTCACAATCACCCGGAAGGGATCAAGGGTGGCCAGGCAACAGCAGCGGCAATATTTCTGGACAGGCAGGGCAAAACCAGGGATGAGATAAAGACGTACATAGAAAATGAGTTTGGTTACGACCTGAATCGGCATGTGGATGAAATCCGCACCACCTACCAGTTCGATGTGTCGTCACAGGGAACCGTTCCCCAGGCTGTGCGGGCTTTTATTGACTCCAGCGGTTTTGAGGACGCCCTGCGTACAGCTGTATCCCTTGGAGGGGACAGCGATACCCTGGCCTGCATAACAGGAGGGATTGCCCAGGCCTTCTACAAAGGGGTGCCTGAAGATATTCAGGTTCGGGTATACAGGATTCTGGATGATCGACTAAGAGACATAACGGAAAAGTTTATGCAGCGTTATTGCAGCCAAAAACCGCCACAAAACCAGGCGGATTCTAAGAGATGA
- a CDS encoding HIRAN domain-containing protein, which produces MQRRGFISMLGAYFGALVFGGKLPEAKARVIPKPVSLFQCHVAGFPYYQGPKIFSDLQSGQKLKLLREPNNPYDSKAIAVFTSNGHKLGYVPRTHNPLPADLMDNGHKLTASLSSVSPDMGEYSCLEMGVFVVSGGWQVL; this is translated from the coding sequence ATGCAAAGAAGAGGTTTCATCAGCATGCTTGGTGCTTATTTTGGGGCACTGGTGTTTGGGGGGAAACTTCCAGAGGCAAAGGCCAGGGTTATTCCCAAGCCTGTATCCCTGTTCCAGTGCCATGTGGCAGGATTTCCGTACTATCAGGGTCCGAAAATCTTTTCAGATCTTCAATCTGGCCAAAAATTAAAATTATTACGCGAGCCTAATAACCCTTACGACAGCAAAGCCATTGCCGTATTCACCTCAAACGGCCACAAGCTGGGCTATGTACCCAGGACTCACAACCCGCTTCCTGCAGATCTCATGGATAATGGACACAAGCTCACAGCCAGCCTGAGTTCAGTTTCTCCGGATATGGGGGAGTATAGCTGTCTGGAGATGGGGGTTTTTGTGGTTAGTGGTGGCTGGCAGGTCTTGTGA
- a CDS encoding GmrSD restriction endonuclease domain-containing protein, giving the protein MTAITNTFSTDQPFLSELLSAASSGSIQLPDFQRGWVWDDNRIKAIIASVSLGYPVGALMCMETGGEGVRFSPRPFEGVSISNTSPSELMLDGQQRITSLFLSLKSQFPVLTTNEKKQEIKRYYYLDIKKCFDPDIDRFDAIVSVPEEKVVTSDFGRKVDLDLSSTDKEIENEIFPLNIIFDGNKSDEWQMRFQEYYDFDKEKIKFLFRFKSEVITPFQKFKIPVIKLLKDTPKEAVCQVFENVNTGGVSLTVFELLTATFAADDFRLRQDWDKRRAVFDSTDPVLKHLDEKDFLTAVTLLSSYNKHISKGSSISCKRKDILNLTLSDYCSCADDLQQGMIRAAKFLHTQKIFDTKNLPYQTQLIPLSVICSILGNGFENSAARNKLSQWFWCGVLGELYGGANETRYALDVQNVPAWINGGSEPVTVRDAGFYPTRLLSLQTRNSAAYKGIMALLMKAGSIDLINGDPIETTTYFDQAVDIHHIFPRSYCIKQQYERRFWNSIINKAPLTSRTNRIVGGKAPSSYMASIVKNHGISSHNLHNHIETHLINPALLEVDDFTGFISDRAKKLLDLIQAAIGKSVTGRDSQEVVQEFGGHLQ; this is encoded by the coding sequence ATGACTGCCATTACAAACACATTCAGCACAGACCAGCCATTTCTATCAGAGCTGTTATCAGCAGCAAGTAGTGGTTCAATTCAGCTACCTGACTTTCAACGAGGCTGGGTATGGGATGACAATCGTATTAAAGCGATTATCGCCAGCGTTTCACTGGGCTATCCAGTGGGTGCTTTGATGTGCATGGAAACTGGCGGCGAAGGGGTTCGCTTCAGCCCCAGGCCTTTTGAAGGTGTATCGATCAGCAATACATCACCTTCTGAGCTGATGCTGGATGGTCAGCAAAGGATCACATCCCTGTTTCTTTCTTTAAAGAGCCAGTTTCCTGTTTTGACCACCAATGAGAAAAAGCAAGAAATTAAGCGATATTATTATCTTGATATAAAGAAGTGCTTTGATCCCGATATAGACAGGTTTGACGCAATTGTTTCAGTTCCCGAGGAAAAGGTTGTAACAAGCGATTTTGGAAGAAAAGTTGACTTGGATCTTAGCTCAACAGACAAGGAAATTGAAAATGAGATATTTCCCTTAAACATTATATTTGATGGTAACAAGTCAGATGAATGGCAGATGCGCTTCCAGGAGTATTATGATTTTGATAAAGAAAAGATTAAATTCCTCTTTAGATTTAAGAGCGAAGTAATTACTCCTTTCCAGAAATTCAAGATACCAGTAATCAAACTTTTAAAAGATACACCTAAAGAAGCGGTTTGCCAGGTATTTGAGAATGTTAATACTGGTGGCGTTTCTTTGACTGTTTTTGAGTTGCTTACAGCTACTTTTGCAGCTGATGACTTTCGTTTGCGCCAAGACTGGGACAAGAGAAGGGCAGTGTTTGACTCAACTGATCCGGTACTCAAGCATCTGGATGAAAAGGATTTCTTAACTGCTGTCACTCTGCTTTCTTCATATAACAAGCATATTTCTAAAGGCTCATCCATCAGCTGCAAAAGAAAAGATATTCTCAATCTTACACTTTCTGATTACTGTTCTTGCGCTGATGATCTTCAACAGGGCATGATCAGAGCTGCAAAATTTCTGCATACCCAAAAGATTTTCGATACCAAAAATCTACCCTACCAGACACAGTTAATTCCTCTTTCAGTTATTTGCTCGATACTGGGCAATGGCTTTGAAAATTCTGCCGCAAGAAATAAGCTCTCACAATGGTTCTGGTGTGGGGTTCTAGGAGAACTGTACGGCGGAGCCAATGAGACAAGGTATGCTTTGGATGTGCAGAACGTTCCGGCATGGATTAATGGGGGGAGTGAACCTGTTACAGTAAGGGATGCTGGGTTTTATCCCACAAGGCTTTTGTCTTTGCAGACTCGCAATAGTGCAGCATACAAAGGAATTATGGCTTTGCTGATGAAGGCAGGCAGCATTGATCTGATAAACGGCGATCCTATTGAAACAACCACATATTTTGACCAGGCTGTAGATATTCACCATATTTTTCCAAGATCTTATTGCATCAAACAACAATATGAAAGAAGATTCTGGAACAGCATCATTAACAAAGCACCGCTAACATCAAGAACCAACAGAATTGTTGGCGGCAAGGCTCCGTCAAGTTATATGGCAAGCATTGTCAAGAACCACGGTATCTCAAGCCATAATCTTCACAATCATATTGAAACTCACTTGATAAACCCTGCTTTGCTGGAGGTTGATGATTTTACAGGATTTATCTCAGACAGAGCAAAGAAACTTCTTGATCTGATCCAGGCTGCTATTGGCAAGTCAGTAACCGGCAGAGATTCTCAGGAAGTCGTTCAGGAGTTTGGTGGGCATTTGCAATAA
- a CDS encoding addiction module protein, translated as MVTKEIKEKILALNEVERVRLAEFIFDSLDKPDPEVEQKLIEESERRYQAYKEGRIHPVSMNEIRQRYKK; from the coding sequence ATGGTTACAAAAGAAATAAAAGAAAAAATACTGGCACTCAATGAAGTTGAGCGAGTGCGTTTAGCCGAGTTCATCTTTGACAGCCTGGACAAGCCCGATCCCGAAGTAGAACAAAAATTGATTGAAGAGTCGGAGCGGCGTTATCAAGCCTATAAAGAAGGTAGGATACATCCTGTAAGTATGAACGAAATCAGGCAAAGATATAAAAAATGA
- a CDS encoding ADP-ribosylglycohydrolase family protein, which yields MTTQDRFRGCLAGLAAGDAVGTTVEFMPRGGFEPLRDMVGGGPFNLRPGQWTDDTSMALCLAESLKKKLELILEGENPYDIFVRWKPLEKQPIGWNPDLNDGVRLNIRPFMTIGDVSDLS from the coding sequence ATGACCACACAAGACAGATTCCGGGGCTGCCTTGCAGGCCTGGCTGCCGGTGATGCCGTGGGCACCACTGTAGAGTTCATGCCCAGGGGCGGTTTTGAACCACTCAGAGATATGGTCGGGGGAGGACCGTTTAATCTGCGTCCGGGCCAGTGGACTGATGATACCTCCATGGCCCTGTGCCTGGCAGAGAGCCTGAAAAAGAAACTTGAGTTGATACTCGAGGGAGAAAATCCATACGATATATTTGTCCGTTGGAAACCCCTTGAAAAACAGCCCATAGGCTGGAACCCGGACCTCAACGATGGTGTCCGTCTGAACATCCGCCCCTTCATGACCATAGGCGACGTTAGTGACTTATCGTAG
- a CDS encoding transposase: protein MPVHGHEDKDAIPRSLQLIAGRTGQEYNQRKKRKGAFWEDRYHATTVDVDEHLVRCLVYIDLNIVRSRVVKHPNEWSHGGYPEIVEPQQRYRIINRDLLQKLLDIDDGLSGIYSGWVQTALDERTPRQADWTEGVAVGCKDFVEKVKEMLGSRACGRRVHEVGKSGMYALKEPVLAYNDVFEGKMGLLSSENRLFWDIYPDI, encoded by the coding sequence TTGCCGGTACACGGTCATGAAGACAAAGATGCTATACCCAGATCGCTACAATTGATAGCTGGCAGGACAGGCCAGGAATACAATCAAAGGAAGAAGCGTAAGGGGGCTTTCTGGGAAGACAGGTATCACGCTACAACAGTGGATGTTGATGAACACCTTGTTCGATGTCTGGTCTATATAGACTTGAATATTGTCAGGTCCAGAGTGGTTAAGCATCCCAATGAGTGGAGTCACGGGGGATACCCTGAAATAGTCGAGCCACAACAAAGATACCGGATTATCAATAGGGATCTCTTGCAAAAACTTCTGGATATCGATGATGGTTTATCAGGGATTTACTCTGGGTGGGTTCAGACAGCATTGGATGAGAGAACTCCAAGGCAAGCCGACTGGACTGAAGGTGTTGCAGTGGGCTGCAAAGATTTTGTCGAAAAGGTCAAGGAAATGCTTGGCAGCAGAGCTTGCGGCCGCAGGGTCCATGAAGTAGGCAAGTCAGGGATGTACGCACTGAAAGAACCTGTATTGGCTTACAATGATGTTTTTGAGGGTAAAATGGGGCTTCTAAGCTCCGAAAATAGGCTGTTTTGGGATATTTATCCTGATATTTAA